In Gemmatimonadota bacterium, a single genomic region encodes these proteins:
- a CDS encoding aminopeptidase P family protein, translated as MASGTERRQAALRKGLADLGLEAMIVTGSANIRYLTGFSGTSAKMLVTGARVVLVTDFRYATQAPAEVGRSVDLRVERSSLWDGIRQALAAHQITRVGIDRAWTTLADLDQLKPAGLELVPVSNVVEQLRATKDEAEIAAIGEAARLATEALAAVESGIRAGRTELEVASDLEAELRRRGSEWHPFQSIVASGPRSALPHARSTARPIQSGDFLVMDFGAQVGGYCSDITRTFVVGARADERQRLVYEVVQKAQMRAREGLRAGLTGREADSLARDLIARAGMGEAFGHSLGHGLGLEVHEAPRLSQTNEARLPVGAVVTVEPGVYFEGWGGVRIEDDVVLLEHQAVCLSDGKTDLMELT; from the coding sequence ATGGCTAGCGGCACGGAACGGCGGCAGGCGGCGCTCCGGAAGGGACTGGCGGATCTCGGGCTCGAGGCGATGATCGTGACCGGGTCTGCCAACATTAGGTATCTGACGGGATTCTCCGGCACCTCGGCCAAGATGCTGGTGACCGGAGCACGGGTGGTGTTGGTGACCGATTTTCGGTACGCGACCCAAGCCCCGGCAGAAGTCGGGCGGAGCGTCGACCTCCGGGTCGAACGATCCAGCTTGTGGGATGGGATCCGACAGGCCCTGGCCGCCCACCAGATTACCCGGGTGGGGATCGACCGGGCCTGGACTACCCTGGCCGATCTGGATCAACTGAAGCCGGCGGGCCTCGAACTCGTCCCAGTGAGTAACGTGGTCGAGCAGCTTCGGGCCACGAAGGACGAAGCCGAAATTGCCGCGATCGGCGAGGCCGCCCGGTTGGCGACTGAGGCCCTGGCGGCGGTCGAGTCCGGGATCCGGGCGGGCCGCACTGAACTCGAGGTCGCCTCCGACCTGGAGGCGGAACTTCGCCGTCGCGGCAGCGAATGGCACCCGTTTCAGTCGATTGTGGCGTCCGGCCCTCGGAGTGCGCTGCCCCATGCCCGTTCGACCGCCCGGCCGATCCAGTCGGGCGACTTTCTGGTGATGGACTTCGGGGCCCAGGTGGGCGGGTACTGTTCCGACATTACCCGGACGTTCGTGGTCGGGGCCCGGGCCGACGAACGGCAGCGATTGGTGTACGAGGTCGTCCAGAAGGCCCAAATGCGGGCCCGGGAGGGCCTCAGGGCCGGGTTAACCGGGCGGGAGGCCGATTCCCTGGCTCGTGACCTGATTGCCCGGGCGGGGATGGGGGAGGCGTTTGGTCACTCGCTGGGCCATGGATTGGGGCTCGAAGTGCATGAAGCGCCGCGGCTTTCCCAGACGAACGAGGCCCGCTTGCCGGTGGGGGCGGTGGTCACAGTCGAGCCAGGCGTCTATTTTGAAGGTTGGGGGGGCGTCCGGATCGAGGACGACGTGGTTTTGCTCGAGCACCAGGCCGTCTGCCTGTCCGACGGCAAAACCGACTTAATGGAACTGACCTAA
- a CDS encoding YraN family protein, with the protein MPMPNVVRPAAEWRDPRHRRGLAGELAAAKYLESLGWRIEAHRFRFGHHDLDLIARRGALVAFVEVKARSGVAFGTGAESIGWRKRQVLGLVAGIWIARRGRPNDAYRFDVVEVSWPVGGFPHVLHIEDAWRGVGK; encoded by the coding sequence ATGCCGATGCCCAACGTGGTCCGACCCGCCGCCGAATGGCGCGACCCTCGTCACCGGCGGGGCCTGGCCGGCGAACTGGCCGCCGCCAAGTACCTCGAGTCGCTCGGCTGGCGGATTGAAGCCCACCGATTCCGGTTCGGGCACCACGACCTCGACCTGATTGCCCGCCGGGGCGCTCTGGTCGCCTTCGTCGAGGTGAAGGCGCGCTCGGGGGTGGCCTTCGGTACCGGGGCCGAATCGATTGGCTGGCGGAAGCGCCAGGTTCTGGGCTTGGTGGCCGGAATCTGGATCGCTCGGCGAGGTCGGCCGAACGATGCGTACCGGTTTGATGTGGTGGAAGTGAGCTGGCCGGTGGGAGGTTTTCCACATGTTCTCCACATCGAAGACGCCTGGAGGGGTGTGGGAAAGTGA
- a CDS encoding tetratricopeptide repeat protein, which translates to MAPSREIEKLQRRWQENRLGLTFAPLAEAYRKDGMVPEALELLTAGLAQHPNYVPAHIVRGRCLVDSGADGAADASYGRVLDLDPENGIALKGLAEIAERAGRYPDAARRLERLLDFDRNNEEARSQWDRVRSALAGSNPPPADLAPVPVAEPEVESPLLEVAEAVRDPIAASDDTLPRAEIVDDSSDQIQVLRYDPIELSSASSTEYQQAGDSESLRVEVGDPVVAEADVGVDQSLDADDQAAVTGVEAEPDLVVTETMAEIFLRQGHRELALAVYSQLVGRSSDDQRIRLAIERLEAELKPAGALSLPGFAAVLIGGTSVRSFFEQLLSASRPRPPEAKLPSGLSLGAVFGEDRRTQSAPVSAEAGPSFDEFYAEEPGAGDDLESFTGWLKGLRR; encoded by the coding sequence ATGGCGCCATCCCGCGAAATCGAGAAACTCCAACGCCGGTGGCAGGAAAACCGGCTCGGGCTGACCTTCGCGCCCTTGGCCGAAGCATACCGCAAGGATGGGATGGTGCCGGAGGCCCTGGAACTGCTCACGGCCGGTCTCGCCCAGCATCCCAACTACGTGCCGGCCCATATTGTCCGCGGTCGCTGTCTGGTCGATTCCGGGGCCGATGGCGCGGCGGATGCCTCCTATGGCCGGGTCCTCGATCTCGATCCGGAAAACGGAATTGCCCTGAAGGGCTTGGCGGAGATTGCCGAGCGGGCGGGGCGCTACCCGGACGCGGCGCGGCGGTTGGAGCGGTTGCTCGATTTCGATCGCAACAACGAGGAAGCCCGCTCGCAGTGGGACCGGGTTCGGTCGGCGCTGGCCGGCTCGAACCCGCCGCCGGCCGACCTGGCCCCGGTACCGGTCGCTGAACCGGAGGTGGAAAGCCCGCTCCTCGAAGTGGCTGAGGCGGTCCGGGATCCGATCGCCGCAAGCGACGACACCCTCCCCCGGGCCGAGATCGTTGACGATTCTTCAGACCAGATCCAGGTGCTGCGGTACGACCCCATCGAGCTTTCTTCCGCCTCGTCGACCGAGTACCAGCAGGCGGGAGACTCGGAGTCACTTCGGGTTGAGGTCGGTGACCCCGTCGTGGCTGAAGCCGACGTTGGAGTCGACCAGTCGCTTGATGCCGACGATCAAGCCGCGGTGACGGGCGTGGAAGCGGAGCCCGACCTGGTGGTGACCGAAACCATGGCGGAGATTTTCCTCCGGCAGGGGCACCGGGAACTCGCCCTCGCGGTCTACAGCCAGCTGGTCGGCCGAAGCTCCGATGACCAGCGGATCCGGCTGGCGATCGAGCGGCTCGAAGCTGAGCTCAAGCCGGCGGGGGCGTTGTCGCTTCCCGGGTTTGCCGCCGTGCTGATCGGGGGAACCTCGGTGCGGTCCTTCTTCGAGCAGTTGCTGTCGGCCAGCCGACCGAGACCGCCGGAGGCCAAGCTTCCTTCGGGCTTGAGTCTCGGGGCGGTCTTCGGCGAAGACCGGCGGACCCAAAGCGCGCCTGTGTCGGCCGAAGCCGGGCCCAGCTTCGATGAGTTCTACGCTGAAGAGCCGGGCGCGGGCGATGACCTCGAGAGCTTCACCGGTTGGCTGAAAGGGCTCCGCCGGTAA
- the accB gene encoding acetyl-CoA carboxylase biotin carboxyl carrier protein produces the protein MDIKDVRRLVDLLRETPEVGSIELKGWFGTGVVLTRTSNGFSAPAGMAMMPMHTMPAAPASPPGPPAPAEPVRSTLKEIKSPMVGTFYASPEPGSEPYVKAGARVSPGRTVCIIEAMKIMNEIEAEFGGVIREVCMEDSAPVEFGQVLYRVDPNG, from the coding sequence ATCGACATCAAGGACGTCCGGCGGTTGGTCGACCTGCTCCGGGAAACCCCCGAGGTGGGTTCGATCGAGCTGAAAGGCTGGTTCGGTACCGGGGTCGTGCTGACTCGGACCTCCAACGGCTTTTCGGCCCCGGCCGGGATGGCCATGATGCCGATGCATACCATGCCAGCCGCCCCGGCCTCGCCCCCCGGGCCCCCGGCGCCGGCCGAGCCGGTCCGCTCGACGCTCAAAGAGATCAAGTCGCCCATGGTGGGTACCTTTTATGCATCCCCGGAGCCGGGGTCCGAGCCGTACGTCAAGGCCGGGGCCCGGGTCTCGCCCGGGCGGACGGTGTGCATCATCGAGGCGATGAAGATCATGAACGAGATCGAGGCCGAGTTCGGCGGAGTCATTCGCGAGGTGTGCATGGAGGATTCGGCTCCGGTTGAGTTCGGCCAGGTCCTTTACCGGGTGGATCCCAATGGGTGA
- a CDS encoding 2-phosphosulfolactate phosphatase, which translates to MSLDVAFTPASLAKDEVAGRGVFVIDVLRATTTMSAALWHGAKSIIPVGSIEEAMKLLQTLGSDDVVLTGERHGKPVPGFGLGNSPLEMTESRVKGKTLVMTTTNGTGALLATVGAAHVYVVSAVNLSVAGARARQLLADGLDLLIMCAGRDGRFGLDDAYTAGRLVIETLGSRTRLDGLNDAAVAAVDLVRRYGRRWDLPLVGSAAGRGLEAIGMSDDVSEAAKQDRYPVLPVFHDRRLVGMPG; encoded by the coding sequence ATGAGTCTCGATGTCGCCTTCACGCCTGCGAGCCTCGCGAAAGATGAGGTCGCGGGCCGGGGGGTATTCGTGATCGACGTGCTCCGGGCCACCACCACGATGAGCGCGGCGCTCTGGCACGGCGCTAAGAGCATCATCCCGGTCGGTTCGATCGAAGAGGCGATGAAGCTGCTCCAAACGCTCGGATCGGACGATGTCGTCCTGACCGGCGAACGGCATGGCAAACCGGTTCCCGGCTTCGGCCTCGGGAACAGCCCCCTTGAAATGACCGAGTCGCGGGTCAAGGGCAAAACCTTGGTGATGACCACCACCAATGGCACGGGGGCGCTCCTCGCGACCGTGGGTGCGGCCCATGTGTATGTCGTCTCGGCGGTCAATCTCTCGGTGGCGGGCGCCCGGGCCCGGCAGCTGTTGGCCGACGGCCTCGACCTCTTGATCATGTGTGCCGGGCGGGACGGGCGGTTCGGGCTCGACGACGCCTACACGGCCGGCCGGCTGGTGATAGAGACGTTAGGCAGCCGGACTCGGCTCGATGGCTTGAACGATGCCGCGGTGGCCGCGGTCGACTTGGTACGCCGGTACGGCCGCCGCTGGGATCTGCCGCTGGTGGGTTCGGCCGCGGGCCGGGGCCTCGAGGCCATCGGGATGTCGGACGACGTGAGCGAGGCGGCCAAACAGGACCGCTATCCGGTGTTACCGGTGTTTCACGACCGGCGGTTGGTGGGGATGCCCGGATGA
- the aroQ gene encoding type II 3-dehydroquinate dehydratase: protein MRVTVLNGPNLNLLGAREPEVYGRATLDQVESLVRVEAAHLGMTIEWSQSNHEGALIDQIQSLPGRADGLILNAGAYTHTSLAIRDALLAVRTPFVEVHLSNPFARDEVRRHSLVADLALGVIAGFGPQSYLLGLRALAARLTDG, encoded by the coding sequence ATGCGGGTCACCGTCCTCAACGGACCCAATCTGAACCTGTTGGGCGCCCGGGAGCCCGAGGTCTATGGCCGGGCCACCCTCGACCAAGTGGAGTCGCTCGTCCGGGTTGAGGCGGCGCACCTTGGAATGACCATCGAATGGTCGCAGAGCAACCATGAGGGTGCCCTGATCGATCAGATCCAGTCACTGCCGGGCCGGGCCGACGGCTTGATCTTGAATGCCGGGGCTTACACCCACACCAGTCTGGCCATTCGGGACGCGCTGTTGGCGGTCCGGACCCCATTCGTCGAAGTGCATCTCTCGAACCCGTTTGCCCGGGATGAGGTGCGGCGGCATTCGCTGGTCGCCGACTTGGCGCTCGGCGTCATTGCCGGGTTTGGGCCCCAGAGCTATTTGCTCGGCCTCCGGGCTCTGGCGGCCCGGCTGACGGATGGCTAG
- the accC gene encoding acetyl-CoA carboxylase biotin carboxylase subunit, producing the protein MFNKVLIANRGEIALRVIRACRELGVHTVAVYSEADRESLHVRFADDDVCIGPAPSRSSYLNIPRLIAAAEITGADAIHPGYGFLAENAEFAEICRASNITFIGPTPDQIRQMGDKASARRLAKEAGVPTVPGSAGILADVDEALVVAQEIGFPVIIKATAGGGGKGMRIAHDADQFGQLFGLAQNEALSAFGNGDVYVEKYLEHPRHVEIQIIGDQHGRVMHLGERDCSVQRRHQKLIEESPSPALTAELRDQMGSAAVSLAAAIGYVGAGTIEFLLDTDGSFYFMEMNTRIQVEHPVTEMVTGFDLVKEQVRVAAGEPLSFPVNFNCLRGHAIECRVNAEDPYRNFQPSPGLITAYHPPGGPGVRVDTHVYAGYRVPPHYDSLLAKVIVHGRDRHEALRRMGQALDSFILEGVTTTIPFLARVIRHPDFVAGTIDTRFLERENQLLRPEP; encoded by the coding sequence ATGTTTAATAAGGTTCTGATCGCTAATCGCGGCGAGATCGCCCTTCGGGTGATTCGCGCCTGTCGGGAACTCGGAGTCCACACGGTCGCCGTCTACAGTGAGGCCGACCGGGAGTCGCTCCATGTCCGGTTTGCCGATGACGACGTCTGCATCGGGCCGGCGCCGAGCCGGAGTTCCTATCTCAATATCCCGCGGCTGATCGCGGCGGCCGAAATCACCGGGGCCGACGCCATTCACCCGGGCTACGGTTTCTTGGCCGAAAACGCCGAATTTGCCGAGATCTGCCGGGCCTCCAACATCACCTTCATCGGCCCGACCCCCGATCAGATCCGGCAAATGGGTGACAAGGCCTCCGCCCGCCGACTGGCCAAGGAGGCCGGGGTGCCGACGGTGCCGGGCTCGGCGGGGATCCTGGCGGATGTCGATGAGGCGCTGGTGGTGGCCCAGGAGATCGGGTTCCCGGTCATCATCAAGGCGACGGCCGGTGGGGGCGGGAAGGGCATGCGGATCGCCCATGACGCCGACCAGTTCGGCCAGTTGTTCGGACTGGCACAGAACGAAGCGCTGTCCGCCTTCGGCAACGGCGATGTGTATGTCGAGAAGTACCTCGAGCATCCCCGCCACGTCGAAATCCAGATCATCGGCGACCAGCATGGACGGGTCATGCATTTGGGCGAGCGCGACTGCTCGGTGCAGCGGCGCCACCAGAAACTGATCGAAGAGAGCCCGAGCCCGGCCCTGACGGCCGAACTCCGGGATCAGATGGGGTCCGCGGCGGTGTCGTTGGCGGCGGCCATCGGCTATGTCGGCGCGGGGACGATCGAGTTTCTGCTCGATACCGATGGCTCGTTCTACTTCATGGAAATGAACACCCGGATTCAAGTCGAACATCCGGTTACTGAAATGGTCACCGGGTTTGACTTGGTCAAGGAGCAAGTCCGGGTGGCGGCGGGCGAGCCGCTCAGCTTCCCGGTCAACTTCAACTGTCTCCGGGGTCATGCCATCGAATGCCGGGTGAACGCCGAGGACCCCTATCGGAACTTTCAGCCGTCGCCGGGTTTGATCACCGCGTACCATCCTCCGGGCGGGCCTGGGGTCCGGGTCGACACCCATGTCTACGCCGGGTACCGGGTCCCGCCCCACTACGACTCCTTGCTGGCCAAGGTCATCGTGCATGGCCGGGACCGGCATGAGGCGCTCCGGCGGATGGGGCAAGCCCTCGACAGCTTCATTCTCGAAGGGGTCACGACCACGATTCCGTTCTTGGCCCGGGTGATTCGGCATCCCGATTTCGTGGCCGGCACCATCGACACCCGTTTCCTCGAGCGGGAAAACCAGCTCCTTCGTCCGGAACCATGA